The genome window AAGGGCACGGGGTAGGCCACGTCGGCCTGCACCGCAAACTCCTGGGCCTTGGCAAAGTTGTCACCCGCACTCATGGTGGCCGGGCCGGTCATTTCCATGGTGTCGGTGGTGGCCGGCGCCGTATCGGTCGTCGTGGTGTCCTGGGCGGCGGCCAGGCCCGCCAGGGCGAACGCGGTCAGCATGAGAATCTTCTTCATAACAGTTCGCATCTTAGGCCGTACCCTGGGCAGCGTCCATATGCCGTCCCACGCCATTGCCTGTCCGTAAAGGCTCTGTAAAGGAGTGCACGTTTAGATGAGGAACAGCCACGCTTTGCCCTTTGTTTCCCTGATTACACTGGCGGTTTACTCTGGGGCCCTGGCCCAGGGCACGCCCACCTTCACCGCGCCCAAGATTGACATGTTCAAGGAATTGCGCGTGATTTCTGGCGTCACAGTCAGCCCGAACGGCGACCTCACCTTCCTGGGTTCCGACGCCCGCGTTCACCGTACCGACGCCACTGGCAGCGCCAAGTGGTCGTTCGTGGTGGGCGACATTGGCCGCGCCTACCCGGTGGTGACGCCGCAGGGCACCACCATCGCCGCGTCCTATGACGACACGGTGTACGCCCTGGACGCGGCGGGCAAGCTGCTGTGGAAGGTCAAGCTGGACGGCGATATCTACGCCACCCCCGCCCTGCGCCCGGACGGCAGCGTGGTGGTGGCCACGGCGGGCGGCACCGTGTACGCCCTGAGCGGCGCGGGCCAGACCCTCTGGAGCTACAAGGTGGGCGCGCCGGTGTTCAGCTCGCCGGCCATTGCCGCCGACGGCACCATCTATTTCGGGGCCCAGAACAACCGCCTGCACGCGCTGACCCCGGCCGGGCAGCTCAAATGGGCCTACGCGGCGGGGTCGCTGGTGTTCAGCTCGCCGGCCATCGGGCCGGACGGCAGCATTTACTTTGGGTCCAGTGACCGGCGCATCTACGCCCTGAGTCCGGCGGGCGAACTGAAATGGCGCGCCCAGACGGGCCTGTTCGTGAATGCCAGCCCCATCGTGACCAGCGGCGGCGTGGTGATCGTGGGCAGCTACGACGGCAGCGTGTATGCCATCAATCCCGGCGGCGAAACCGAATGGACCTACAAGGCGGGCGCCGGGGTGGCGGCCTCGGCGGTGGAGCTCAGCGACGGCACGGTGGTGGTGCCGGACCTGAGCGGCACGGTG of Deinococcus arcticus contains these proteins:
- a CDS encoding outer membrane protein assembly factor BamB family protein; amino-acid sequence: MPFVSLITLAVYSGALAQGTPTFTAPKIDMFKELRVISGVTVSPNGDLTFLGSDARVHRTDATGSAKWSFVVGDIGRAYPVVTPQGTTIAASYDDTVYALDAAGKLLWKVKLDGDIYATPALRPDGSVVVATAGGTVYALSGAGQTLWSYKVGAPVFSSPAIAADGTIYFGAQNNRLHALTPAGQLKWAYAAGSLVFSSPAIGPDGSIYFGSSDRRIYALSPAGELKWRAQTGLFVNASPIVTSGGVVIVGSYDGSVYAINPGGETEWTYKAGAGVAASAVELSDGTVVVPDLSGTVHAIGRAGQALWQIKTGKKIDTGLSVSDQGSLYFTTEGGGLNIIQKQRPLAVAPWPTFHANPAAWGRVPSAAELQAQTQARRTAATAVLAALKPGAPTAPAQPAQPPAPVRPSPGQPAPQAGTTPAPQPAPRPVTPAPAPTLTPAQQAQAAASKARTEGGQVLLPLREAAAALRLTVLNVTARTATLRVGTARVPVTVRLYGKEAYVPLAALSDLPGAAATLERTPPAVVLAVAGQQTRFPLNLPGLLPLGRQTEYGALPGR